The following proteins are encoded in a genomic region of Gymnogyps californianus isolate 813 chromosome 19, ASM1813914v2, whole genome shotgun sequence:
- the ACSF2 gene encoding medium-chain acyl-CoA ligase ACSF2, mitochondrial isoform X1: MATARLAALSRCGLLLLRRASGRRGAPPGSALHTGMPSASHRVTNSYVQGTLDVPLLTKTMGQCLDETAERFPDRDALVFCRDGVRKTFAQFKEEVDHAAAGLLALGLKKGDRLGMWGPNKYEWVLMQFATAQAGIVLVSVNPAYQALELEFVIRKVGCKALVFPTQFKTQKYYDILKQSCPELEKSSPGGIKSKRLPDLSVVITVDSKLPGTFHMDEVMQAGDSSHMKQLRAVQRTLSCDEPINIQFTSGTTGSPKGATLSHRNIVNNANLIGLRLGITEQDYRVGLPTPLYHCLGSVGGCMVMALHGSSCIFSSPSFEGKAALEAASREKCSFLHGTPTMFIDMLSQPDFDSYDLSALRGGIIAGSPVPPEIMKMIITKMHMPEVVVAYGTTENSPVTFMGFPNDSIARKTETVGCIFPHTEAKIEDPETGQAVPLNTPGELQIRGYCVMLGYWDDPAKTSEVVTAERWYKTGDLASLDEHGYCKIIGRCKDMIIRGGENIYPAELEQFLHTHPKVEEVQVVGVKDLRMGEEICACIRVKAGQDCTEEEIKAFCKGKISHFKIPRYIVFVGQYPLTVSGKIQKYKLREQMEKHLQL; encoded by the exons tgcCCTGCACACAGGGATGCCCTCTGCCTCCCACAGGGTGACCAACAGCTATGTCCAGGGGACCTTAGACGTTCCCCTTCTCACCAAAACCATGGGCCAGTGCCTGGATGAGACCGCCGAGCGGTTTCCCGACCGCGACGCCTTGGTCTTCTGCCGAGATGGGGTTCGGAAGACATTTGCTCAATTCAAAGAGGAG GTGGACCACGCGGCAGCTGGGCTTCTGGCTCTTGGCCTGAAGAAGGGAGACCGACTGGGGATGTGGGGTCCCAATAAATATGAGTGGGTTCTCATGCAGTTTGCAACTGCCCAGGCAGGAATTGTCCTG GTATCTGTGAATCCAGCCTACCAGGCCCTTGAGCTGGAGTTTGTCATCAGGAAG GTTGGCTGTAAGGCACTGGTGTTTCCCACtcaatttaaaacacagaaatactaTGATATACTAAAGCAGTCATGTCCTGAGCTAGAAAAATCCAGTCCAGGGGGAATAAAGAGCAAAAG GCTACCTGACTTATCCGTTGTCATCACAGTGGACTCCAAGCTGCCTGGCACCTTCCACATGGATGAAGTGATgcaggctggggacagcagcCATATGAAGCAGTTAAGAGCTGTGCAGCGGACCCTCTCCTGCGATGAGCCCATCAACATCCAGTTCACTTCA GGGACAACGGGAAGCCCCAAAGGAGCCACCCTCTCTCACAGGAACATTGTGAATAACGCCAATCTCATCGGTCTGAGGCTGGGGATCACAGAGCAG GACTATCGCGTCGGCCTCCCCACACCTCTCTATCATTGCCTGGGGTCAGTAGGAGGCTGCATGGTGATGGCTCTGCACGGGTCCTCCTGCATCTTCTCATCGCCGAGTTTCGAGGGGAAGGCTGCACTGGAGGCAGCGTCTCGAGAGAA ATGCTCCTTTCTACACGGCACACCAACCATGTTTATAGACATGCTCTCCCAGCCGGACTTTGACTCCTACGACCTGTCAGCTCTCCGGGGAG gAATCATTGCAGGTTCTCCTGTTCCCCCTGAGATCATGAAGATGATTATCACCAAGATGCACATGCCGGAGGTCGTG GTTGCCTATGGCACCACAGAAAACAGCCCTGTCACCTTCATGGGATTCCCCAATGACAGCATCGCCAGAAAAACCGAGACGGTGGGATGCATCTTTCCCCACACAGAG GCAAAAATTGAGGATCCAGAAACAGGGCAGGCTGTGCCTCTGAACACTCCTGGGGAGCTTCAGATCCGCGGCTACTGCGTCATGCTGGGCTACTGGGACGACCCTGCCAAGACGAGTGAAGTGGTCACTGCTGAGAGGTGGTACAAGACGGG GGACCTTGCGAGCCTGGATGAGCACGGCTACTGCAAAATTATAGGCCGTTGCAAGGACATGATTATTCGGGGAGGAGAGAACATCTACCCAGCAGAACTTGAGCAGTTTCTCCACACCCATCCCAAGGTTGAGGAGGTCCAG GTGGTTGGTGTGAAGGATTTGCGGATGGGAGAAGAGATCTGCGCCTGCATCCGAGTGAAGGCTGGGCAGGACTGCACCGAGGAAGAGATTAAAGCTTTCTGCAAGGGGAAG ATCTCCCATTTCAAGATCCCGCGGTACATTGTGTTTGTGGGTCAGTACCCGCTCACCGTCTCAGGCAAG ATTCAGAAATACAAGTTGAGGGAGCAGATGGAGAAGCACCTTCAGCTCTGA
- the ACSF2 gene encoding medium-chain acyl-CoA ligase ACSF2, mitochondrial isoform X3 produces MPSASHRVTNSYVQGTLDVPLLTKTMGQCLDETAERFPDRDALVFCRDGVRKTFAQFKEEVSVNPAYQALELEFVIRKVGCKALVFPTQFKTQKYYDILKQSCPELEKSSPGGIKSKRLPDLSVVITVDSKLPGTFHMDEVMQAGDSSHMKQLRAVQRTLSCDEPINIQFTSGTTGSPKGATLSHRNIVNNANLIGLRLGITEQDYRVGLPTPLYHCLGSVGGCMVMALHGSSCIFSSPSFEGKAALEAASREKCSFLHGTPTMFIDMLSQPDFDSYDLSALRGGIIAGSPVPPEIMKMIITKMHMPEVVVAYGTTENSPVTFMGFPNDSIARKTETVGCIFPHTEAKIEDPETGQAVPLNTPGELQIRGYCVMLGYWDDPAKTSEVVTAERWYKTGDLASLDEHGYCKIIGRCKDMIIRGGENIYPAELEQFLHTHPKVEEVQVVGVKDLRMGEEICACIRVKAGQDCTEEEIKAFCKGKISHFKIPRYIVFVGQYPLTVSGKIQKYKLREQMEKHLQL; encoded by the exons ATGCCCTCTGCCTCCCACAGGGTGACCAACAGCTATGTCCAGGGGACCTTAGACGTTCCCCTTCTCACCAAAACCATGGGCCAGTGCCTGGATGAGACCGCCGAGCGGTTTCCCGACCGCGACGCCTTGGTCTTCTGCCGAGATGGGGTTCGGAAGACATTTGCTCAATTCAAAGAGGAG GTATCTGTGAATCCAGCCTACCAGGCCCTTGAGCTGGAGTTTGTCATCAGGAAG GTTGGCTGTAAGGCACTGGTGTTTCCCACtcaatttaaaacacagaaatactaTGATATACTAAAGCAGTCATGTCCTGAGCTAGAAAAATCCAGTCCAGGGGGAATAAAGAGCAAAAG GCTACCTGACTTATCCGTTGTCATCACAGTGGACTCCAAGCTGCCTGGCACCTTCCACATGGATGAAGTGATgcaggctggggacagcagcCATATGAAGCAGTTAAGAGCTGTGCAGCGGACCCTCTCCTGCGATGAGCCCATCAACATCCAGTTCACTTCA GGGACAACGGGAAGCCCCAAAGGAGCCACCCTCTCTCACAGGAACATTGTGAATAACGCCAATCTCATCGGTCTGAGGCTGGGGATCACAGAGCAG GACTATCGCGTCGGCCTCCCCACACCTCTCTATCATTGCCTGGGGTCAGTAGGAGGCTGCATGGTGATGGCTCTGCACGGGTCCTCCTGCATCTTCTCATCGCCGAGTTTCGAGGGGAAGGCTGCACTGGAGGCAGCGTCTCGAGAGAA ATGCTCCTTTCTACACGGCACACCAACCATGTTTATAGACATGCTCTCCCAGCCGGACTTTGACTCCTACGACCTGTCAGCTCTCCGGGGAG gAATCATTGCAGGTTCTCCTGTTCCCCCTGAGATCATGAAGATGATTATCACCAAGATGCACATGCCGGAGGTCGTG GTTGCCTATGGCACCACAGAAAACAGCCCTGTCACCTTCATGGGATTCCCCAATGACAGCATCGCCAGAAAAACCGAGACGGTGGGATGCATCTTTCCCCACACAGAG GCAAAAATTGAGGATCCAGAAACAGGGCAGGCTGTGCCTCTGAACACTCCTGGGGAGCTTCAGATCCGCGGCTACTGCGTCATGCTGGGCTACTGGGACGACCCTGCCAAGACGAGTGAAGTGGTCACTGCTGAGAGGTGGTACAAGACGGG GGACCTTGCGAGCCTGGATGAGCACGGCTACTGCAAAATTATAGGCCGTTGCAAGGACATGATTATTCGGGGAGGAGAGAACATCTACCCAGCAGAACTTGAGCAGTTTCTCCACACCCATCCCAAGGTTGAGGAGGTCCAG GTGGTTGGTGTGAAGGATTTGCGGATGGGAGAAGAGATCTGCGCCTGCATCCGAGTGAAGGCTGGGCAGGACTGCACCGAGGAAGAGATTAAAGCTTTCTGCAAGGGGAAG ATCTCCCATTTCAAGATCCCGCGGTACATTGTGTTTGTGGGTCAGTACCCGCTCACCGTCTCAGGCAAG ATTCAGAAATACAAGTTGAGGGAGCAGATGGAGAAGCACCTTCAGCTCTGA
- the CHAD gene encoding chondroadherin produces the protein MNRSGFFLSVLSLLACLASIVQACPPSCHCHGGDLQHVICDNAGLQKIPKVPEQTRLLNLQKNNFAVLPTNGFRDLKKLVSLHLQGSRIKEISTGAFRGLKSLVYLYLTDNQISVIKPGAFDDLSELTYLYLDQNKIPDLPKGLLSPLVNLFILHLGSNKIQELKPGVFSGAKDLRWLFLSDNSLTNLLPGTLEDVENLAVLHLDKNQLSSYPVNAMSKLRVLEELKLSHNPIEVIPDNAFQSFGRYLQTLNLDNMKLKKFADNTFAGVTMLKTAHLENNRLTQLPRNFPFDKMETLTLSRNAWHCNCQLAHLRKWLKGNRTRTDETCSTPAQYRGQSIRDTPALRTCKLPTKRSKKGSRH, from the exons ATGAATCGGTCAGGCTTCTTCCTCAGTGTCCTCAGCCTACTGGCATGTCTTGCCTCCATCGTGCAGGCATGTCCCCCGAGCTGCCACTGTCACGGCGGAGACCTGCAGCACGTCATCTGCGACAACGCGGGGTTGCAGAAGATCCCCAAGGTGCCTGAGCAAACGCGGCTTCTCAACCTGCAGAAGAACAACTTTGCCGTTCTGCCGACCAACGGCTTCCGCGACTTGAAAAAGCTGGTGTCCCTGCACCTCCAGGGCTCACGGATCAAGGAGATCTCAACCGGAGCCTTCCGGGGGCTCAAAAGCCTGGTCTACCTCTATCTCACTGACAACCAGATCAGTGTCATAAAGCCAGGAGCCTTCGATGACCTCTCTGAGCTCACCTACCTGTACCTGGACCAGAACAAGATCCCAGACCTACCCAAagggctcctctcccctcttgTCAACCTCTTCATCCTGCACTTAGGCAGCAATAAAATCCAGGAGCTGAAACCAGGGGTCTTCAGCGGGGCTAAAGACCTGCGCTGGCTCTTCCTCTCTGACAACTCCCTCACCAACCTCCTGCCTGGGACCCTGGAGGACGTAGAAAACCTCGCTGTCCTCCACCTGGACAAGAACCAGCTGAGCAGCTATCCTGTGAACGCAATGAGTAAGCTGAGAGTGCTGGAGGAACTGAAGCTGTCTCATAACCCAATTGAGGTCATCCCTGACAATGCCTTCCAGTCCTTCGGGCGTTACCTGCAGACACTCAACCTGGACAACATGAAACTGAAGAAG tttgcagacaacacatTTGCCGGTGTGACCATGCTGAAGACGGCTCACCTGGAGAACAACCGGCTCACCCAGCTGCCCCGCAACTTCCCCTTCGACAAAATGGAGACGCTGACGCTCTCCCGAAACGCCTGGCACTGCAACTGCCAGCTAGCACATCTGCGCAA GTGGCTGAAGGGCAATCGCACTCGCACCGATGAGACCTGCTCTACGCCCGCGCAGTACCGGGGGCAGTCCATCAGAGACACCCCAGCCCTCCGCACCTGCAAGCTCCCCACCAAGAGGTCCAAGAAGGGAAGCCGCCATTAA
- the ACSF2 gene encoding medium-chain acyl-CoA ligase ACSF2, mitochondrial isoform X2, producing MATARLAALSRCGLLLLRRASGRALHTGMPSASHRVTNSYVQGTLDVPLLTKTMGQCLDETAERFPDRDALVFCRDGVRKTFAQFKEEVDHAAAGLLALGLKKGDRLGMWGPNKYEWVLMQFATAQAGIVLVSVNPAYQALELEFVIRKVGCKALVFPTQFKTQKYYDILKQSCPELEKSSPGGIKSKRLPDLSVVITVDSKLPGTFHMDEVMQAGDSSHMKQLRAVQRTLSCDEPINIQFTSGTTGSPKGATLSHRNIVNNANLIGLRLGITEQDYRVGLPTPLYHCLGSVGGCMVMALHGSSCIFSSPSFEGKAALEAASREKCSFLHGTPTMFIDMLSQPDFDSYDLSALRGGIIAGSPVPPEIMKMIITKMHMPEVVVAYGTTENSPVTFMGFPNDSIARKTETVGCIFPHTEAKIEDPETGQAVPLNTPGELQIRGYCVMLGYWDDPAKTSEVVTAERWYKTGDLASLDEHGYCKIIGRCKDMIIRGGENIYPAELEQFLHTHPKVEEVQVVGVKDLRMGEEICACIRVKAGQDCTEEEIKAFCKGKISHFKIPRYIVFVGQYPLTVSGKIQKYKLREQMEKHLQL from the exons tgcCCTGCACACAGGGATGCCCTCTGCCTCCCACAGGGTGACCAACAGCTATGTCCAGGGGACCTTAGACGTTCCCCTTCTCACCAAAACCATGGGCCAGTGCCTGGATGAGACCGCCGAGCGGTTTCCCGACCGCGACGCCTTGGTCTTCTGCCGAGATGGGGTTCGGAAGACATTTGCTCAATTCAAAGAGGAG GTGGACCACGCGGCAGCTGGGCTTCTGGCTCTTGGCCTGAAGAAGGGAGACCGACTGGGGATGTGGGGTCCCAATAAATATGAGTGGGTTCTCATGCAGTTTGCAACTGCCCAGGCAGGAATTGTCCTG GTATCTGTGAATCCAGCCTACCAGGCCCTTGAGCTGGAGTTTGTCATCAGGAAG GTTGGCTGTAAGGCACTGGTGTTTCCCACtcaatttaaaacacagaaatactaTGATATACTAAAGCAGTCATGTCCTGAGCTAGAAAAATCCAGTCCAGGGGGAATAAAGAGCAAAAG GCTACCTGACTTATCCGTTGTCATCACAGTGGACTCCAAGCTGCCTGGCACCTTCCACATGGATGAAGTGATgcaggctggggacagcagcCATATGAAGCAGTTAAGAGCTGTGCAGCGGACCCTCTCCTGCGATGAGCCCATCAACATCCAGTTCACTTCA GGGACAACGGGAAGCCCCAAAGGAGCCACCCTCTCTCACAGGAACATTGTGAATAACGCCAATCTCATCGGTCTGAGGCTGGGGATCACAGAGCAG GACTATCGCGTCGGCCTCCCCACACCTCTCTATCATTGCCTGGGGTCAGTAGGAGGCTGCATGGTGATGGCTCTGCACGGGTCCTCCTGCATCTTCTCATCGCCGAGTTTCGAGGGGAAGGCTGCACTGGAGGCAGCGTCTCGAGAGAA ATGCTCCTTTCTACACGGCACACCAACCATGTTTATAGACATGCTCTCCCAGCCGGACTTTGACTCCTACGACCTGTCAGCTCTCCGGGGAG gAATCATTGCAGGTTCTCCTGTTCCCCCTGAGATCATGAAGATGATTATCACCAAGATGCACATGCCGGAGGTCGTG GTTGCCTATGGCACCACAGAAAACAGCCCTGTCACCTTCATGGGATTCCCCAATGACAGCATCGCCAGAAAAACCGAGACGGTGGGATGCATCTTTCCCCACACAGAG GCAAAAATTGAGGATCCAGAAACAGGGCAGGCTGTGCCTCTGAACACTCCTGGGGAGCTTCAGATCCGCGGCTACTGCGTCATGCTGGGCTACTGGGACGACCCTGCCAAGACGAGTGAAGTGGTCACTGCTGAGAGGTGGTACAAGACGGG GGACCTTGCGAGCCTGGATGAGCACGGCTACTGCAAAATTATAGGCCGTTGCAAGGACATGATTATTCGGGGAGGAGAGAACATCTACCCAGCAGAACTTGAGCAGTTTCTCCACACCCATCCCAAGGTTGAGGAGGTCCAG GTGGTTGGTGTGAAGGATTTGCGGATGGGAGAAGAGATCTGCGCCTGCATCCGAGTGAAGGCTGGGCAGGACTGCACCGAGGAAGAGATTAAAGCTTTCTGCAAGGGGAAG ATCTCCCATTTCAAGATCCCGCGGTACATTGTGTTTGTGGGTCAGTACCCGCTCACCGTCTCAGGCAAG ATTCAGAAATACAAGTTGAGGGAGCAGATGGAGAAGCACCTTCAGCTCTGA